One part of the Oncorhynchus kisutch isolate 150728-3 linkage group LG22, Okis_V2, whole genome shotgun sequence genome encodes these proteins:
- the LOC109867829 gene encoding calcitonin gene-related peptide-like isoform X2, translating to MVMLKISAFLVAYALVICQMYSSQAAPSRPGIESMTDRVTLTDYEARRLLNAIVKEFVQMTAEELEQQDNEGNEGNSITTQKRACNTATCVTHRLADFLSRSGGMGNSNFVPTNVGSKAFGRRRRNTQI from the exons ATGGTTATGTTGAAGATTTCTGCTTTCCTTGTTGCTTATGCCCTGGTCATTTGCCAGATGTACAGCTCACAAGCAGCCCCCTccag ACCGGGCATAGAGTCCATGACAGACCGAGTCACCCTTACGGACTACGAGGCAAGGAGGTTACTCAACGCCATAGTCAAGGAGTTTGTGCAGATGACAGCCGAAGAGCTGGAGCAGCAAGATAATGAAGGCAACGAAGGCAATAG CATTACAACACAGAAGCGAGCCTGCAACACGGCCACCTGCGTGACTCATCGCCTGGCAGACTTCCTGAGCCGGTCGGGGGGCATGGGCAACAGTAACTTTGTCCCCACCAATGTGGGCTCCAAGGCTTTCGGACGGCGGAGGAGAAACACACAGATATGA
- the LOC109867829 gene encoding calcitonin-1-like isoform X1 translates to MVMLKISAFLVAYALVICQMYSSQAAPSRPGIESMTDRVTLTDYEARRLLNAIVKEFVQMTAEELEQQDNEGNEGNSMERPITKRCSNLSTCVLGKLSQDLHKLQTFPRTDVGAGTPGKKRSAPESERYASYGKTFDSI, encoded by the exons ATGGTTATGTTGAAGATTTCTGCTTTCCTTGTTGCTTATGCCCTGGTCATTTGCCAGATGTACAGCTCACAAGCAGCCCCCTccag ACCGGGCATAGAGTCCATGACAGACCGAGTCACCCTTACGGACTACGAGGCAAGGAGGTTACTCAACGCCATAGTCAAGGAGTTTGTGCAGATGACAGCCGAAGAGCTGGAGCAGCAAGATAATGAAGGCAACGAAGGCAATAG CATGGAAAGGCCCATTACCAAGCGCTGCTCTAACCTCAGCACCTGCGTGCTGGGCAAACTGTCCCAGGACCTGCACAAATTACAAACGTTTCCCCGCACGGACGTGGGCGCGGGCACGCCTGGCAAGAAACGCAGCGCGCCCGAGAGCGAACGCTATGCAAGCTACGGGAAGACATTTGACAGCATCTAA